The following proteins come from a genomic window of Triticum aestivum cultivar Chinese Spring chromosome 6A, IWGSC CS RefSeq v2.1, whole genome shotgun sequence:
- the LOC123130305 gene encoding protein Rf1, mitochondrial has product MSRLQPRSFSSPVSSRVSELLDEFKYHLGSGTLWPELAHQLFDEMLRQPVPVSARALGGLFSALARARPSTACTDGPALAIDLFNRHRIAPDIYTYNILINCCHRACRPDLGPAFFGCLLKTGITTDVITYSSLLQCFCDMKRTEEALDLLLHRVSDNLPDAISYSVILKSFCDNGRSQCALDLLQMMAKKGADHSPNVVSYNLVINGFFKEGEISKACDLFHEMIQQGFVPDVVTYNSVINALCKARAMDKAEVVLRSMVHNSVQPDVVTYNSLIQGFLTTGQLKEAFRLLKVMRSQGVMPSVVTCTSVMDYLCKHGRIKEAEETFYSMAVSGRKPDTVSYSIMLLGYAIEGSLVKMIDLCEMMARDGVVPDLRCFNILIKAYAKYGRMDVAMLFFEDMLKQGVKPNGFTYLIVISAFCKMGRMDDAMEKFNEMIDMGVPLDTEVYMCMVEGYFNHGDSMKAEEFITKMKNRDIHHKPWKGNR; this is encoded by the coding sequence ATGTCGCGCCTCCAGCCCCGCTCTTTCTCCAGTCCCGTCTCCTCACGAGTCAGCGAGCTGCTGGATGAATTCAAATATCATCTGGGCTCTGGGACGCTCTGGCCGGAGCTCGCGCACCAACTATTCGACGAAATGCTGCGCCAACCCGTCCCGGTTTCAGCACGCGCACTCGGCGGCTTATTTTCTGCCCTCGCGCGTGCGCGGCCCTCAACCGCCTGTACTGATGGCCCCGCCCTCGCCATCGATCTCTTCAACCGCCACCGGATAGCACCTGACATTTACACCTACAACATACTAATTAACTGCTGCCACCGAGCATGCCGCCCAGACCTAGGGCCTGCCTTCTTCGGATGCCTTCTCAAGACAGGCATCACGACGGACGTCATTACCTACAGCAGTTTATTGCAGTGCTTCTGTGACATGAAGCGGACAGAGGAAGCTCTGGACCTGCTGCTCCATAGGGTGAGTGATAACCTGCCTGATGCCATCTCCTACTCAGTTATTCTCAAGAGCTTCTGCGACAACGGAAGGAGCCAGTGTGCGCTTGACCTGCTCCAGATGATGGCCAAAAAAGGTGCTGACCATTCCCCCAACGTGGTCTCATACAACTTGGTAATCAATGGTTTCTTTAAGGAGGGTGAAATAAGCAAAGCATGTGATCTGTTCCATGAAATGATACAACAAGGGTTTGTTCCCGATGTGGTGACGTATAACTCTGTTATTAATGCACTGTGCAAAGCAAGAGCAATGGACAAGGCAGAGGTGGTCCTTCGATCGATGGTTCATAATAGTGTCCAACCGGATGTTGTAACATATAATAGCTTGATCCAAGGATTTTTAACTACGGGTCAGCTGAAAGAAGCCTTTAGGTTGTTGAAAGTGATGAGAAGCCAAGGTGTTATGCCAAGCGTTGTTACTTGCACCTCAGTCATGGACTACCTTTGCAagcatggaagaatcaaagaaGCTGAGGAAACATTTTATTCCATGGCCGTGAGTGGCCGAAAACCAGATACAGTCTCATACTCTATTATGCTCCTTGGGTACGCTATAGAAGGATCCCTTGTTAAAATGATTGATCTCTGTGAGATGATGGCAAGAGATGGAGTTGTACCCGACCTCCGTTGTTTCAACATACTGATTAAGGCATATGCTAAGTATGGCAGGATGGATGTGGCCATGCTTTTCTTTGAAGACATGTTGAAGCAGGGTGTGAAGCCTAATGGATTCACTTATTTAATTGTGATATCTGCATTTTGCAAGATGGGCAGGATGGATGATGCGATGGAAAAATTCAATGAGATGATTGATATGGGAGTACCACTTGACACAGAAGTTTACATGTGCATGGTTGAGGGTTATTTTAATCATGGTGATTCCATGAAAGCCGAGGAATTTATTACCAAAATGAAGAACAGGGATATTCATCATAAGCCATGGAAAGGTAATCGATGA